Proteins encoded in a region of the Stieleria neptunia genome:
- a CDS encoding ROK family protein — protein MNLHDQLELDERLGRRLYPNMKPADDGSGESPSFVMGIDLGGTSVKLGLLCGDEVVARHQISTAHCDEPSDVFRGAREFAIAALRRRGATFDALESVGLAMAGVIDETTATLMETANLHAWHGIGFHQELASVFQKPVAVINDANAAALGESSFGEHRTDSLSFLTLGTGIGGGIIVSGRAINGSHGCGGEIGHVTIEHGPDARQCGCGRLGHLEAYAGAAGIVKTALDLLKTSDQKSPLRAAGELTPEVIADAAEAGDVIAIETVRRTGVHLGRAIAMLAHIADPSVVLLGGAVNFGGNEKQTGRDFLKTIHGEMVRLSLVQTGATLKIDFATLGNDAGMLGAAQHARQLTRHADPSCSNE, from the coding sequence ATGAATTTACATGATCAGCTTGAACTTGATGAACGATTGGGACGACGATTGTATCCGAACATGAAACCAGCCGATGATGGTTCCGGCGAATCGCCGTCGTTCGTCATGGGCATCGATCTTGGTGGCACTTCGGTCAAATTAGGACTGCTGTGCGGCGATGAAGTGGTTGCCCGCCACCAGATCTCTACGGCGCATTGCGACGAACCGTCGGATGTCTTTCGTGGAGCGCGCGAGTTCGCGATCGCGGCGCTACGTCGTCGCGGCGCAACCTTTGATGCTCTGGAATCCGTCGGATTGGCCATGGCCGGCGTGATCGACGAGACGACGGCCACGTTGATGGAAACGGCAAACTTACACGCCTGGCACGGCATCGGTTTCCATCAAGAATTGGCGAGCGTCTTTCAAAAGCCCGTGGCCGTGATCAATGACGCCAATGCCGCCGCGCTCGGTGAATCCAGCTTTGGAGAGCACCGGACCGACTCGCTTTCCTTCTTGACGTTGGGGACCGGCATCGGCGGCGGGATCATTGTTTCCGGCCGCGCGATCAATGGCAGTCACGGTTGTGGGGGCGAAATCGGCCACGTCACGATCGAGCACGGTCCCGATGCCCGACAGTGCGGCTGCGGACGCCTGGGACATTTGGAAGCCTACGCCGGCGCCGCGGGGATCGTCAAAACCGCACTCGATCTACTCAAAACCAGCGACCAGAAATCGCCGCTCCGCGCTGCCGGCGAACTGACGCCGGAGGTCATCGCGGACGCGGCCGAAGCCGGCGACGTGATCGCGATCGAGACCGTTCGCAGGACCGGCGTGCATCTGGGGCGGGCGATCGCTATGCTCGCCCACATCGCGGACCCTTCGGTCGTGTTGCTCGGAGGCGCCGTCAACTTCGGAGGAAACGAGAAGCAGACCGGAAGGGATTTTTTAAAGACGATCCACGGCGAAATGGTGCGTCTGTCGTTGGTCCAAACCGGCGCGACCTTGAAAATCGATTTCGCCACGCTCGGCAACGACGCCGGAATGCTCGGTGCGGCGCAGCACGCACGACAACTGACACGTCACGCCGATCCATCTTGCAGCAATGAATGA
- a CDS encoding PQQ-binding-like beta-propeller repeat protein: protein MPRHPIGADELQCGQAGMVRINGGSSTLLFLLQNSRRMYRNLCRTFTLAGALVFLLSGEMVVADNWAHWRGPTGNGAATSGNPPTNWSETENVKWKVPIPGRGSGSPVIWDDRVFVVTAVSVGPGTAPPPPAPQNRNQFQRGTAPALPKLDFQVLCFDRQSGQQLWKQTAVTAVPHQETHSTNGFASASPCTDGNHVYAHFGSRGLYCYTMDGQLKWKRDDFGKMITRSGFGEGSSPTLHGNLILVPWDHEGASALYALNKLTGETVWKTDRDEPSCWATPLVIDVAGKKQIVMNGQNFARSYDLETGQELWRCGGQTTRPVASAVAADAMVFIGSGYQGSFLGAFRPDGHGDIEGTDRVVWTVSRDTPDIASPLLSDGRLYFHKGKSGNLSCLDAATGKPHYEAVRLPGISRTYASPMAAGGHVYLTGRSGTTVVIKDSATLQIVASNSVGETVDATPAPCGDELFIRGEKHLFCIAN from the coding sequence ATGCCGAGACACCCGATCGGGGCCGACGAGTTACAATGTGGCCAAGCCGGGATGGTCCGGATCAATGGCGGTTCCTCCACACTACTTTTCCTGCTGCAGAATTCACGTCGTATGTATCGCAATCTTTGCCGGACGTTCACACTCGCCGGCGCGTTGGTATTTCTCCTGTCGGGGGAGATGGTTGTTGCAGACAACTGGGCCCACTGGCGCGGTCCGACGGGCAACGGTGCGGCCACCAGCGGCAACCCGCCGACGAACTGGTCCGAGACCGAGAACGTGAAATGGAAGGTGCCGATTCCCGGTCGCGGTTCCGGGTCGCCGGTGATTTGGGATGACCGCGTGTTTGTGGTCACCGCCGTCAGCGTTGGTCCGGGGACGGCGCCACCGCCGCCGGCCCCGCAGAATCGCAATCAATTTCAACGCGGCACGGCGCCGGCGCTGCCGAAACTGGACTTTCAAGTGCTCTGTTTCGACCGCCAATCCGGCCAGCAACTTTGGAAACAAACGGCCGTCACCGCCGTCCCGCACCAGGAAACCCATTCGACCAACGGGTTCGCATCGGCATCACCCTGCACCGATGGCAACCATGTCTATGCACACTTCGGCTCGCGGGGCCTGTATTGCTACACGATGGACGGCCAGCTGAAATGGAAACGCGATGATTTTGGAAAAATGATCACGCGGAGCGGGTTCGGCGAAGGCAGTTCACCGACGCTTCACGGCAACCTGATCCTCGTGCCGTGGGATCATGAAGGCGCCTCGGCGCTGTATGCGCTCAACAAGCTGACCGGCGAAACGGTCTGGAAGACCGATCGTGATGAACCGTCGTGCTGGGCCACCCCTTTGGTGATCGACGTCGCCGGCAAAAAACAGATCGTCATGAATGGTCAAAACTTTGCCCGCAGCTATGACCTTGAAACCGGTCAAGAACTCTGGCGCTGTGGCGGCCAAACGACTCGCCCGGTCGCGTCGGCAGTCGCCGCCGACGCGATGGTGTTCATCGGCAGCGGCTACCAGGGATCGTTCCTCGGCGCGTTTCGGCCCGACGGCCACGGCGACATCGAAGGCACCGACCGTGTGGTCTGGACGGTCAGCCGGGACACACCCGACATCGCGTCCCCGTTGCTCAGCGATGGCCGGCTGTATTTCCACAAAGGCAAATCCGGCAACCTCAGTTGCCTGGATGCGGCGACGGGAAAGCCCCACTATGAAGCGGTGCGATTGCCCGGGATCAGCAGAACCTATGCGTCGCCGATGGCCGCCGGCGGACACGTTTATCTGACCGGACGAAGCGGCACCACGGTTGTGATCAAGGATTCGGCGACACTACAAATCGTAGCGTCCAACTCGGTCGGTGAAACGGTCGATGCAACCCCTGCTCCGTGCGGCGATGAGCTGTTCATCCGCGGAGAGAAGCATTTGTTTTGCATCGCGAATTGA